One genomic segment of Hordeum vulgare subsp. vulgare chromosome 2H, MorexV3_pseudomolecules_assembly, whole genome shotgun sequence includes these proteins:
- the LOC123429331 gene encoding uncharacterized protein LOC123429331 isoform X1, whose protein sequence is MGKMRVAVVGAGVSGLAAAHELARSGGASVTLYEQEEHLGGSACRTVAVDGVHLDLGFLLFNRVTCPNMVDWLEGLGVEMERSDISMSASTQLASGGRCEWGGGGVSGLLAQRSNALSPSFWRMVREVFRLKTDALRYLEDHEGNLDLERSETLRQFVKSHGYSQFFQEAYLIPVCACLWSCPSQDILGFPAFFVLSCLRDHHLLELFGRPQWLTVKDGSQSFVNKVTGELESMGCRIKTSCQVKSVSCFDGGNYCRVLQADDSEEAYDRIVLCVAAPGALKLLGAEATQQELRILGAFHYVCSDIYLHRDESFMPLNLSAWSALNYLKTSSGGTSATYWLNLLQIIESAGTPYLVTLNPSNVPDHVLLKWNASHLVPSIAAAKASLELHCVQGNRGIWFCGAYQGYGLHEDGVKAGKATAQGLLGKQSILLSNPKQMVPSWTEAGARILVARFLNQFITLGNLILLEEGGTVFNFGKAGPKCHVKCVLQIHDPLFYWKVATEADLGFADAYINGYFSFVDKRDGLLNLFLIFISNRDAHKRCVSVSSKRGWWTPLLVTAGVASAKYFLRHVSRKNTVAQTRQNISQHYDLSNDFFSLFLDPTMTYSCAIFKVNNESFEEAQLHKVGLLIDKANVERNHHVLEIGSGWGTLAIEVVKQTGCKYTGITLSVEQLKYAKRKVKEAGLEDHITFFLCDYRQVPTDVKYDRIISCEMIEAVGHEYMDEFFGCCEFLLAQDGILVLQFTSIPEERYDQYRRSSDFIKEYIFPGCCIPSLARVTSAMAATSRLSIEWVENIGDHYYPTLMHWKGNFMENKDKILALGFDDKFIRIWEYYFVYCMAGFKTRTLGNYLIVFSRPGNDKLERTHAMKEA, encoded by the exons ATGGGCAAGATGAGGGTGGCCGTGGTTGGTGCTGGGGTAAGCGGGCTGGCGGCAGCACACGAGCTGGCGAGGAGCGGCGGCGCTAGCGTGACCTTGTATGAGCAAGAGGAGCATCTCGGCGGGAGCGCATGCAGGACGGTGGCTGTGGACGGCGTCCACCTCGACCTAGGCTTCTTGCTCTTCAACCGG GTGACGTGCCCAAACATGGTGGACTGGCTGGAAGGGCTGGGCGTGGAGATGGAGAGATCGGACATATCCATGTCGGCGAGCACGCAGCTGGCCAGCGGTGGCAGGTGCgaatggggcggcggcggcgtctcgGGGTTGCTCGCGCAGAGGAGCAACGCGCTCAGCCCCAGCTTCTGGCGCATGGTCCGTGAGGTTTTCAGGCTGAAGACCGACGCCCTGAGGTACCTGGAAGACCATGAGGGCAACCTCGATCTCGAGAGGAGCGAGACCCTGAGGCAGTTTGTCAAGTCGCATGGCTACTCCCAGTTCTTCCAGGAGGCTTACCTG ATTCCAGTGTGTGCATGTCTATGGTCCTGCCCGTCTCAAGATATATTGGGCTTCCCTGCTTTCTTCGTGCTATCATGTTTAAGGGATCATCATCTTCTCGAG CTGTTCGGTCGCCCCCAATGGCTTACTGTAAAGGATGGTTCACAGTCCTTCGTAAACAAG GTCACGGGCGAACTGGAAAGCATGGGTTGCAGGATTAAAACCAGCTGTCAAGTCAAATCTGTTTCTTGTTTCGACGGAGGTAATT ATTGCAGAGTACTGCAGGCTGACGACTCGGAGGAGGCGTACGACAGAATCGTACTTTGTGTTGCTGCACCTGGTGCTCTAAAACTATTAGGGGCTGAAGCCACCCAACAAGAGCTGAGAATTCTAGGTGCTTTCCATTATGTGTGCAG TGATATATACCTCCACCGTGATGAAAGTTTTATGCCATTGAATTTGTCGGCATGGAGCGCCTTGAACTACTTGAAAACATCGAGCGGGGGTACCTCCGCTACATACTGGCTAAACCTGCTCCAG ATCATAGAATCTGCCGGCACACCTTACCTAGTCACGTTGAATCCTTCTAATGTCCCGGACCATGTCTTGCTCAAATGGAATGCTAGCCACCTTGTTCCCTCCATTGCTGCTGCAAAGGCTTCTCTTGAGCTTCACTGTGTCCAAGGGAATAGAGGAATATGGTTCTGCGGGGCATACCAAG GTTATGGCTTGCATGAAGATGGAGTTAAG GCTGGGAAAGCAACAGCTCAAGGTTTGCTTGGGAAGCAAAGCATCCTTTTGTCGAACCCAAAACAGATGGTTCCATCATGGACCGAGGCCGGGGCACGCATTTTGGTAGCAAGATTTCTCAACCAATTCATAACCCTCGGTAACTTGAT CTTGCTGGAAGAAGGAGGCACCGTGTTCAACTTTGGCAAAGCAGGCCCGAAATGTCATGTGAAATGTGTCCTTCAAATACATGACCCTCTCTTTTATTGGAAG GTTGCAACCGAAGCAGACCTGGGATTTGCAGATGCCTACATTAACGGTTATTTCTCTTTTGTTGATAAGAGGGATGGGCTTTTGAATCTTTTCTTG ATTTTCATTTCTAACAGAGATGCGCACAAGAGATGTGTGAGTGTTAGTAGTAAAAG GGGTTGGTGGACACCTTTGCTTGTAACAGCAGGGGTTGCATCTGCTAAATATTTTCTTCGCCACGTCTCAAGGAAGAATACTGTGGCACAAACTCGCCAAAACATCTCTCAACACTATGATCTG AGTAATGATTTCTTCTCTCTATTTCTGGATCCAACGATGACCTACTCTTGTGCCATTTTCAAG GTGAACAACGAAAGCTTTGAAGAGGCCCAACTACATAAAGTTGGCCTTCTAATCGACAAG GCAAACGTGGAGAGGAACCATCACGTTCTTGAAATTGGCAGCGGTTGGGGCACATTAGCTATAGAGGTGGTGAAGCAAACCGGATGCAAATACACAGGGATTACCTTATCTGTGGAGCAACTTAAATATGCCAAAAGGAAAGTGAAAGAAGCCGGTTTAGAG GACCACATAACTTTCTTCTTGTGTGACTACCGGCAAGTACCAACTGATGTCAAATATGACAGGATTATATCTTG TGAGATGATTGAAGCAGTTGGTCATGAATACATGGACGAGTTCTTTGGCTGTTGTGAGTTCCTTTTGGCCCAAGATGGAATACTTGTCCTCCAG TTCACCTCGATTCCAGAAGAACGGTATGATCAATACAGGAGAAGTTCAGATTTTATAAAGGAATACATCTTCCCAGGGTGTTGCATTCCTTCCTTGGCCCGGGTCACATCTGCGATGGCCGCGACATCGAGGCTCAG CATTGAATGGGTTGAGAACATAGGGGACCATTATTATCCAACGCTAATGCACTGGAAGGGCAATTTCATGGAAAACAAAGA TAAAATTTTGGCTCTGGGGTTTGATGATAAGTTCATCCGTATATGGGAGTACTATTTCGTCTATTGCATGGCTGGTTTTAAGACTAGGACACTTGGGAACTACCTG ATTGTGTTTTCTCGACCCGGCAACGACAAGCTAGAACGCACACATGCAATGAAGGAAGCCTAG
- the LOC123429331 gene encoding uncharacterized protein LOC123429331 isoform X2 produces MGKMRVAVVGAGVSGLAAAHELARSGGASVTLYEQEEHLGGSACRTVAVDGVHLDLGFLLFNRVTCPNMVDWLEGLGVEMERSDISMSASTQLASGGRCEWGGGGVSGLLAQRSNALSPSFWRMVREVFRLKTDALRYLEDHEGNLDLERSETLRQFVKSHGYSQFFQEAYLIPVCACLWSCPSQDILGFPAFFVLSCLRDHHLLELFGRPQWLTVKDGSQSFVNKVTGELESMGCRIKTSCQVKSVSCFDGDCRVLQADDSEEAYDRIVLCVAAPGALKLLGAEATQQELRILGAFHYVCSDIYLHRDESFMPLNLSAWSALNYLKTSSGGTSATYWLNLLQIIESAGTPYLVTLNPSNVPDHVLLKWNASHLVPSIAAAKASLELHCVQGNRGIWFCGAYQGYGLHEDGVKAGKATAQGLLGKQSILLSNPKQMVPSWTEAGARILVARFLNQFITLGNLILLEEGGTVFNFGKAGPKCHVKCVLQIHDPLFYWKVATEADLGFADAYINGYFSFVDKRDGLLNLFLIFISNRDAHKRCVSVSSKRGWWTPLLVTAGVASAKYFLRHVSRKNTVAQTRQNISQHYDLSNDFFSLFLDPTMTYSCAIFKVNNESFEEAQLHKVGLLIDKANVERNHHVLEIGSGWGTLAIEVVKQTGCKYTGITLSVEQLKYAKRKVKEAGLEDHITFFLCDYRQVPTDVKYDRIISCEMIEAVGHEYMDEFFGCCEFLLAQDGILVLQFTSIPEERYDQYRRSSDFIKEYIFPGCCIPSLARVTSAMAATSRLSIEWVENIGDHYYPTLMHWKGNFMENKDKILALGFDDKFIRIWEYYFVYCMAGFKTRTLGNYLIVFSRPGNDKLERTHAMKEA; encoded by the exons ATGGGCAAGATGAGGGTGGCCGTGGTTGGTGCTGGGGTAAGCGGGCTGGCGGCAGCACACGAGCTGGCGAGGAGCGGCGGCGCTAGCGTGACCTTGTATGAGCAAGAGGAGCATCTCGGCGGGAGCGCATGCAGGACGGTGGCTGTGGACGGCGTCCACCTCGACCTAGGCTTCTTGCTCTTCAACCGG GTGACGTGCCCAAACATGGTGGACTGGCTGGAAGGGCTGGGCGTGGAGATGGAGAGATCGGACATATCCATGTCGGCGAGCACGCAGCTGGCCAGCGGTGGCAGGTGCgaatggggcggcggcggcgtctcgGGGTTGCTCGCGCAGAGGAGCAACGCGCTCAGCCCCAGCTTCTGGCGCATGGTCCGTGAGGTTTTCAGGCTGAAGACCGACGCCCTGAGGTACCTGGAAGACCATGAGGGCAACCTCGATCTCGAGAGGAGCGAGACCCTGAGGCAGTTTGTCAAGTCGCATGGCTACTCCCAGTTCTTCCAGGAGGCTTACCTG ATTCCAGTGTGTGCATGTCTATGGTCCTGCCCGTCTCAAGATATATTGGGCTTCCCTGCTTTCTTCGTGCTATCATGTTTAAGGGATCATCATCTTCTCGAG CTGTTCGGTCGCCCCCAATGGCTTACTGTAAAGGATGGTTCACAGTCCTTCGTAAACAAG GTCACGGGCGAACTGGAAAGCATGGGTTGCAGGATTAAAACCAGCTGTCAAGTCAAATCTGTTTCTTGTTTCGACGGAG ATTGCAGAGTACTGCAGGCTGACGACTCGGAGGAGGCGTACGACAGAATCGTACTTTGTGTTGCTGCACCTGGTGCTCTAAAACTATTAGGGGCTGAAGCCACCCAACAAGAGCTGAGAATTCTAGGTGCTTTCCATTATGTGTGCAG TGATATATACCTCCACCGTGATGAAAGTTTTATGCCATTGAATTTGTCGGCATGGAGCGCCTTGAACTACTTGAAAACATCGAGCGGGGGTACCTCCGCTACATACTGGCTAAACCTGCTCCAG ATCATAGAATCTGCCGGCACACCTTACCTAGTCACGTTGAATCCTTCTAATGTCCCGGACCATGTCTTGCTCAAATGGAATGCTAGCCACCTTGTTCCCTCCATTGCTGCTGCAAAGGCTTCTCTTGAGCTTCACTGTGTCCAAGGGAATAGAGGAATATGGTTCTGCGGGGCATACCAAG GTTATGGCTTGCATGAAGATGGAGTTAAG GCTGGGAAAGCAACAGCTCAAGGTTTGCTTGGGAAGCAAAGCATCCTTTTGTCGAACCCAAAACAGATGGTTCCATCATGGACCGAGGCCGGGGCACGCATTTTGGTAGCAAGATTTCTCAACCAATTCATAACCCTCGGTAACTTGAT CTTGCTGGAAGAAGGAGGCACCGTGTTCAACTTTGGCAAAGCAGGCCCGAAATGTCATGTGAAATGTGTCCTTCAAATACATGACCCTCTCTTTTATTGGAAG GTTGCAACCGAAGCAGACCTGGGATTTGCAGATGCCTACATTAACGGTTATTTCTCTTTTGTTGATAAGAGGGATGGGCTTTTGAATCTTTTCTTG ATTTTCATTTCTAACAGAGATGCGCACAAGAGATGTGTGAGTGTTAGTAGTAAAAG GGGTTGGTGGACACCTTTGCTTGTAACAGCAGGGGTTGCATCTGCTAAATATTTTCTTCGCCACGTCTCAAGGAAGAATACTGTGGCACAAACTCGCCAAAACATCTCTCAACACTATGATCTG AGTAATGATTTCTTCTCTCTATTTCTGGATCCAACGATGACCTACTCTTGTGCCATTTTCAAG GTGAACAACGAAAGCTTTGAAGAGGCCCAACTACATAAAGTTGGCCTTCTAATCGACAAG GCAAACGTGGAGAGGAACCATCACGTTCTTGAAATTGGCAGCGGTTGGGGCACATTAGCTATAGAGGTGGTGAAGCAAACCGGATGCAAATACACAGGGATTACCTTATCTGTGGAGCAACTTAAATATGCCAAAAGGAAAGTGAAAGAAGCCGGTTTAGAG GACCACATAACTTTCTTCTTGTGTGACTACCGGCAAGTACCAACTGATGTCAAATATGACAGGATTATATCTTG TGAGATGATTGAAGCAGTTGGTCATGAATACATGGACGAGTTCTTTGGCTGTTGTGAGTTCCTTTTGGCCCAAGATGGAATACTTGTCCTCCAG TTCACCTCGATTCCAGAAGAACGGTATGATCAATACAGGAGAAGTTCAGATTTTATAAAGGAATACATCTTCCCAGGGTGTTGCATTCCTTCCTTGGCCCGGGTCACATCTGCGATGGCCGCGACATCGAGGCTCAG CATTGAATGGGTTGAGAACATAGGGGACCATTATTATCCAACGCTAATGCACTGGAAGGGCAATTTCATGGAAAACAAAGA TAAAATTTTGGCTCTGGGGTTTGATGATAAGTTCATCCGTATATGGGAGTACTATTTCGTCTATTGCATGGCTGGTTTTAAGACTAGGACACTTGGGAACTACCTG ATTGTGTTTTCTCGACCCGGCAACGACAAGCTAGAACGCACACATGCAATGAAGGAAGCCTAG